Below is a window of Arabidopsis thaliana chromosome 2, partial sequence DNA.
tgatCATTCATGAGTAATCAATCACGcaacaaattaaatgaatgttaacataaaaaaaacaaaatttgcatACGGAGAACGAACGAGGGACTAAAAGAGCAGAAGAGAGAGCGAAGGAGGAGGAAAGAGACGTTGGTGAGCAGAGAAGCTCCATCGTTTCGCTGAAACTGATCGTTAACAGTGAGTGGTGGAGACACATATACGTCGTATTTTGCACGGAGACAACTTAAAGGCCCTTATTGGGCTTTGTTGATATTCATTATTAAGGCCCATTTAGTCTTATTTCTGGTCCATGTGTTTAATCTTTGATTGAAGTCTGAGAGACGGAGAGGAGGAGGACGAGAGTGTGTGAGAAAGAGGAGATGGCGGCGATGCAGTGGTGCGGCGCGATGACACGACGGATTATGATGACGCAGCGAACATCTGCAGCTCTGAATTGTTCGGCGAGGTATTCATCGTTATCTCCGGCGTGTGCAGCTCCGGCGGTATCGGAAATGGATTTGTGTGGGAGAGGAGataagaagacgaagaaaggGAAAAGATTCAAAGGATCGTACGGGAATTCGAGAgggaagaaacagaagatgatTGAGAGAATCAAAGACAAGCTTGAGCTTCCCAGGTCTACTCCTTGGCCTCTTCCTTTCAAGCTCATCTGAATCTCTTGTTAGGGGTTTTCTCCTCTTTtgccaacaacaaaaatgtcGCCTTTAGTGGCGGTTCTCTCTGTATACTTTTTGTTATGAATCATTGAACTtgtttgaaattgaaattggtcATCAATATTTCCTCTTTTACTGGTGAAGTAGCTTCACTTGGGATCAGAAATGTAGAGAGTGTGAGGTCATAAGCTATATAGATAGCAACACTGTGAATTGTTTGATTggcttttccttctttctgcGATTAGAGATTCAGTGACCTTAGACCTTTCAGGTGGTTGTCTAATTAGTTGGTTGTAGGAAGATTATAGAACTGAACTAATCTGATGCTTTGGTATGAATGTTTTTGCTGAATCGCTTGGATGAATCGATGGTTGAATGTAGGATAAGCAAGATATGGCTTGAGAGACTAGTTTTGACTCTCagattttgtgtatttatatgACATGTTTGAAAACGCACCTGGCATATCACATTGGATAATGGTTACAACTAGTTTGATTTCATTGGATGTTTTACATGCAACTTAGATTAATAGAAAGTTTTATTATCTAGTTTGCTATTATCTTGGTTGAATATCTAGTTCCAAGATGTTTGAATTAAGTAAAATCAGTGACGATGATCATAGATTGCTCTCTGAAATTGGATTCTAACAAATTCGACagatattttactttttcctttttagccgctgataatgatgatcatcattcataggtttgttctgttttcttgagTCGGGCTTTGGATTCcatcttctgttgtttttACCCAATTCCGAAACTGAGGCCATGCTTTGGAAGTATGTAATTGATACCATAGTTATAAATTGTGTATAGATAAACGAGTGTTTAGAAACGATCATTCTTTTGGGCTCCTTGTGCTTGAGAACAGTAGTTCCAACCCGTAAGCAACATTGTTGGACCAGTGTCACTCATTTCAAGAGATGTTTCGTTGCGCTTAAATAGGACAAGGATCAATATCATATTACCCAGACGACTTGCCAGTTAAGAAAAACGAACATCAGAATCAGATAATGTCTGTTTCCAATATTAAAAACCCATCAAcgcaaaagaaacagaaaaggtTCTCTTCGGCTGCGGTAACATCTAAGAATCTTTTTCATCAAACACCCATTAGCTAGAAGCCTAGAAGATTTACACGTACAAACCTTGAAACCATTATATGAACGTGGTTGACTATTAAAATTAGAACAGTGTGGCCATGCTTTTCCTCCAGTTTAGTGATCTCCGCGTTGTCGGTAGCGGAGGCGTGAAGCTCAGACCAAACATCTCCTTCATAGCTCTACCTTGCTCCACAAACCTAACCAGTTTCGCTACAACGGCTGCGCTTTCAACCGCATGAGTTATGTCATTGGGTTTACTCCAGAGCTGGTTCGCTAGCTGCAACCGCCGACGTTTCGAGTTCACAGCAATCCCAAACTTCTGGTAAAGTCTCTTCCTTTCCTCTCCAGTAAACCTCTTCCCGACAAGCTTGCTTAGCATCCGTCTCTCCCTATGAAGCGCCTTCAGGCTACAGCAAAACCGGAAAAGCAGTTAACAAAACATTAGTTGTTTGCTGCGGATACAAATGCAAACGCTAAAAGTACTTACCTTGAAGCTATTGTGAGTGTCTGTCCTCTTTCAAAGGCATGGTTTCCTTGAGAGAAACTTTCTTTCATAAAGGAGAGTCTTCTTAGCTCTACTCCGATGTATATCGAATCCGCTTGATCTCCCgtgaagagcaagaagaagtaCGTTCTATGCACCAACGAGACATGACATGTCTGCCACAGCCCCAGAATTtgttctctctgtctctcgaATTCCTCCGACCAGTTTGTCATTGTCCCAGACACCTCTTCCTCCATAGCATCCACACCAATGTCCTTCCTCATTTTCCCTGAATTCTCCGGATCCGAAACCTGAATACAAAGCTCCACATAAGAAGTTGCACCTTTTGTagcaaaagatatatatatcgaGAGTGTTTTTAACGGTTTTTACCATCTCCTTCAGCCCTTCAACAAATGACCGTATGCTGGTGATACCTCCCTCTTCTCCCACCAACGGTGTTCCAATGCTGTGAGCCTCAGTTGAATCACTTCCACGAGAAGTCATTGAATCGTTCCTCAACAATTTCCCACCAGAACCAAACTCCAAATCAGGAAACGCAAATCCATGACCCTCCGGTCTTCCACGGTAGTCTGTCTCCAGGGCATCAGGAGGAGTGCTTGTGCCTGTCATGGTATCTCCACGGCTCCaactcttcctcctcctgACACTTCTAACACTTGACGGGATCCTGTGTTGAGCACTACCTGTTTCACCGTTTGCCTCTGCATTGTGTCCCAAAAGTGTTTCTGCGTCTGTCCTTTCTTCACTGTCGTTATTAATGTCTC
It encodes the following:
- a CDS encoding 30S ribosomal protein S31 (unknown protein; FUNCTIONS IN: molecular_function unknown; INVOLVED IN: biological_process unknown; LOCATED IN: mitochondrion; EXPRESSED IN: 22 plant structures; EXPRESSED DURING: 13 growth stages; Has 63 Blast hits to 63 proteins in 12 species: Archae - 0; Bacteria - 0; Metazoa - 0; Fungi - 0; Plants - 63; Viruses - 0; Other Eukaryotes - 0 (source: NCBI BLink).), whose translation is MAAMQWCGAMTRRIMMTQRTSAALNCSARYSSLSPACAAPAVSEMDLCGRGDKKTKKGKRFKGSYGNSRGKKQKMIERIKDKLELPRSTPWPLPFKLI